From Natranaerobius trueperi, the proteins below share one genomic window:
- a CDS encoding RrF2 family transcriptional regulator, whose translation MKLSTRGQYGVRALVQLSYNYEKGPLSLREISEIEGISYQYLEQIFLDLKKHYLVKSLRGAKGGYVLAKPPNNITVGDIIKVVEGPIAPVSCVDNSENNDCDRSSICAPRNVWKELRDRITEVLDEFTLEDLVSDSSNEKSGGDYNE comes from the coding sequence ATGAAACTTTCCACACGTGGTCAATATGGAGTCAGAGCCCTTGTTCAATTATCATATAATTACGAAAAAGGTCCGCTATCATTACGGGAAATAAGTGAAATTGAAGGTATATCTTACCAATACTTGGAACAAATTTTTTTAGATTTAAAGAAGCATTATCTAGTTAAAAGCTTAAGAGGAGCTAAAGGTGGATATGTTTTAGCTAAACCTCCAAATAATATAACTGTTGGAGATATAATAAAAGTAGTTGAAGGTCCAATTGCACCTGTAAGTTGTGTAGATAACAGTGAGAACAATGATTGTGATAGATCTTCTATTTGTGCACCTCGAAATGTATGGAAGGAATTAAGAGACAGAATTACAGAAGTCTTAGATGAATTTACTTTAGAGGACTTAGTATCAGATAGTTCTAATGAAAAGTCAGGAGGCGATTATAATGAATAA
- the glsA gene encoding glutaminase A, protein MLDELIEKHRPLCQQGSLPSYIPALTNPQQHLAGISIIDIKGSRYNSGDYLLPFTIQSISKIITLTMAILDQGEDFVFSRVGAEPTEDKFNSILPLEISSAYPPNPMINAGAIVVTSLINGKTSQEKMDRILNFTRKLANNPEISVNEEVFISERRTGNKNISLAYYLKDANVLLGEVEDVLDTYFRHCSISLTASDLANIALVYSQDGKSLTGEQLIPPMVCRQVRTIMAMSGFYDESGRFARRVGIPAKSGVGGGILGVVPNRMGIGFYGPSLNTKGTSIVGFDVLEELIEKLDLSIY, encoded by the coding sequence TTGTTAGATGAACTGATAGAAAAGCATAGACCTTTATGTCAGCAAGGAAGTTTACCGTCTTACATACCAGCGTTAACTAATCCCCAACAGCATTTAGCAGGTATTAGCATTATAGATATAAAAGGGTCTAGGTACAATTCTGGTGATTATTTGTTACCGTTTACTATACAAAGTATTTCTAAAATAATCACTCTTACTATGGCTATATTAGATCAAGGAGAAGATTTTGTTTTTAGTCGTGTTGGAGCGGAACCTACAGAAGATAAATTTAATTCTATCCTACCATTAGAGATTAGTTCTGCTTATCCTCCAAATCCTATGATAAATGCTGGTGCCATTGTTGTGACTTCTTTAATCAATGGTAAAACCTCTCAAGAAAAAATGGATCGTATATTGAATTTTACTAGAAAACTAGCTAACAACCCTGAAATTAGTGTAAATGAGGAGGTGTTTATTTCTGAAAGAAGAACTGGAAACAAAAATATATCTTTAGCATATTACTTAAAAGATGCTAATGTATTATTAGGTGAAGTTGAAGATGTTTTAGATACATATTTTAGACATTGTTCAATCTCTTTAACAGCTAGTGATTTAGCTAATATTGCGCTTGTATACTCTCAAGATGGTAAAAGCCTAACTGGTGAACAATTAATCCCTCCTATGGTATGTAGACAAGTTAGAACTATTATGGCAATGAGCGGTTTTTATGATGAGTCAGGAAGATTTGCTAGGAGGGTGGGTATACCAGCTAAAAGTGGTGTCGGAGGAGGTATTTTAGGTGTAGTGCCAAATAGAATGGGAATTGGTTTTTATGGCCCTTCTCTAAACACTAAAGGTACTAGTATTGTAGGCTTTGATGTACTTGAAGAGTTAATAGAAAAATTAGATTTAAGCATTTACTAA
- the acpS gene encoding holo-ACP synthase gives MIIGIGIDVIELKRIQLAYQRRPEKFSLRILSKNEKKTLNEKSNIYSFLAGRFAAKEAIGKALGTGLGKVNWKDIDIWSDCHGKPQVNLYGYALEYSKELHISAIYLSISHSKETAVANAILWK, from the coding sequence ATGATTATTGGAATAGGTATTGATGTAATTGAGTTGAAACGTATACAATTAGCATATCAACGAAGGCCTGAAAAATTTTCCTTACGAATACTATCTAAAAATGAAAAGAAAACATTAAATGAAAAGTCTAATATATACTCGTTTTTAGCAGGTAGATTTGCTGCGAAAGAAGCGATTGGAAAAGCTCTAGGGACAGGTCTAGGTAAAGTGAACTGGAAAGATATAGATATTTGGTCTGATTGTCATGGAAAGCCTCAAGTAAATTTATATGGTTACGCTTTAGAGTACTCCAAGGAACTCCATATTTCAGCAATCTACCTATCAATTTCACATTCAAAAGAAACGGCTGTAGCTAATGCGATTTTATGGAAGTAA